The Leptospira saintgironsiae genome window below encodes:
- a CDS encoding GerMN domain-containing protein: protein MPESDKLKSLLYILTGALFVLVLLDKSMGNKNTTSPGQESHSFFSKFNTIGKTNPLSPTSSSENKGKQTHEQVMDQAEDEILTELMQNGENSSSEELSSDSNDPEEMFIPIVEMPKPGPTGPSPKIRLDHSPGEIKLYFLKFYGRGNKSHSRLVQLKRKFDHGDKILFILKELTKGPSSDEKTQGVLNALPNRMEYSKEYSVENGVLKLYLGPDFEAGAGPELLKDRVDQICYSILENSELRGIRLFINGKQVRSLGGVGLPIPEVLTKNPRKIATL, encoded by the coding sequence GTGCCCGAATCGGATAAACTTAAATCGCTTCTTTATATCCTGACAGGGGCTCTATTCGTTTTAGTATTACTGGATAAGTCTATGGGGAATAAGAATACCACCTCCCCCGGACAAGAATCCCATTCTTTCTTTTCAAAATTTAATACGATCGGAAAAACAAATCCGTTATCTCCTACTTCTTCTTCAGAGAACAAAGGGAAACAAACTCATGAGCAGGTAATGGATCAGGCAGAAGACGAAATCTTAACCGAGCTAATGCAGAATGGAGAAAACTCTTCTTCCGAAGAACTCTCCTCTGATTCAAACGATCCGGAAGAAATGTTTATCCCGATCGTAGAAATGCCTAAGCCTGGACCAACTGGACCTTCTCCTAAAATTCGTTTGGATCATTCTCCAGGAGAGATCAAACTTTACTTTCTGAAGTTTTATGGAAGAGGAAACAAAAGCCACTCTAGACTGGTTCAGCTAAAAAGAAAATTCGATCATGGGGATAAGATCCTATTCATTCTAAAAGAACTCACTAAGGGTCCTTCTTCAGATGAGAAAACACAAGGTGTCCTGAACGCACTTCCAAACAGAATGGAATATTCTAAAGAATACTCTGTAGAAAATGGAGTATTAAAATTATACCTAGGCCCTGATTTCGAAGCAGGCGCCGGCCCTGAACTTTTAAAAGATAGAGTGGACCAGATCTGTTACAGCATTCTAGAAAACTCTGAGCTGAGAGGGATTAGGCTCTTTATTAATGGAAAACAAGTCCGCTCTTTAGGTGGTGTAGGACTTCCGATCCCGGAAGTTCTGACCAAAAATCCAAGAAAGATCGCTACTCTTTAA
- the mqnC gene encoding cyclic dehypoxanthinyl futalosine synthase, whose protein sequence is MSRIFPNHSTDSILEKALDGERISPGEALELYESGDHLKIMATARTLRERVLPHTSASYTMFRVVNYTNYCNVECNFCSFMDEIGNGKGYVLSKEEILEKMDYAVSEGADQMFLQGGVYPDLPFDYYLDVISTVKSKYPDMHIRAFSPVEIINLEKITGKSLFEVLQILKSVGLDSVPGAGAEILTDRMRNIISPKKATTEEWVRAMETCHEAGLLGSANIVFGSEETKEEVIEHLTVVRNLQDRTGGFLSFIPWTFQPQTKRFKVRAVSTQEYLKVLGICRIFLDNIKHIETSVMVLGKGVGQLALTSGADDISSVVIEENVLRSFGLKTEKEAVKFLKEGGFIPKRRDLLYNYERYEGRELSTV, encoded by the coding sequence ATGAGCCGAATATTCCCAAATCATTCTACAGATTCTATATTAGAAAAAGCCCTAGATGGAGAACGAATTTCTCCTGGGGAGGCGTTGGAGTTATACGAATCTGGAGACCATCTTAAAATTATGGCAACTGCGAGAACCTTGAGAGAAAGAGTTCTCCCTCACACTAGTGCGAGTTACACAATGTTCAGAGTAGTGAACTACACTAACTATTGTAATGTTGAATGTAATTTTTGTTCCTTCATGGACGAGATCGGAAATGGAAAAGGTTACGTACTTTCTAAAGAAGAAATATTAGAAAAAATGGATTATGCCGTTTCGGAAGGAGCGGACCAAATGTTCTTACAAGGTGGAGTTTATCCCGATCTACCTTTCGATTATTATTTGGATGTGATCTCTACCGTAAAATCCAAATATCCTGACATGCATATACGTGCATTCTCTCCTGTAGAAATTATCAATTTAGAAAAAATCACCGGCAAATCTTTATTCGAAGTTTTGCAAATCTTGAAATCGGTCGGTTTGGATTCTGTTCCTGGTGCAGGCGCTGAAATTTTAACGGATAGAATGAGAAACATCATCTCTCCTAAAAAAGCAACTACTGAAGAATGGGTTCGTGCAATGGAAACCTGTCATGAAGCAGGACTACTCGGAAGTGCAAATATTGTTTTTGGTTCAGAAGAAACCAAAGAAGAAGTTATAGAACATCTAACTGTGGTTCGCAATCTTCAGGATAGGACTGGAGGATTTCTTTCTTTTATTCCTTGGACATTCCAACCTCAAACCAAAAGATTTAAAGTAAGGGCAGTTTCCACGCAAGAGTATCTGAAAGTCCTTGGAATCTGTAGGATCTTCTTAGATAATATTAAACATATTGAAACTTCTGTAATGGTTCTTGGGAAAGGTGTAGGGCAGTTGGCACTTACAAGTGGTGCTGATGATATTTCCTCCGTGGTGATTGAGGAAAATGTATTACGTTCCTTCGGTCTTAAAACAGAAAAAGAAGCTGTTAAATTCTTGAAAGAAGGTGGATTCATACCTAAAAGGAGAGACCTTCTTTATAATTACGAAAGATATGAGGGAAGAGAACTTTCTACAGTCTGA
- a CDS encoding LIC11299 family lipoprotein produces MKKSLSSKILQLSAICGFLFCVSNCLDSHRERVHMDTGVSVKTLGPHKYQFIAIGKASVPSVEEQDFFKMKKTSCEAAKLQVTQRLDELESDQKHRQFFLEQKEQKYFGDGEYCELTYIYELPQAKKQKDQP; encoded by the coding sequence ATGAAAAAATCTTTGAGTTCTAAAATACTGCAGTTATCCGCGATTTGTGGATTTCTATTCTGTGTATCAAATTGTTTGGATTCTCATAGAGAAAGGGTCCATATGGATACCGGAGTCAGTGTAAAAACCTTGGGTCCTCATAAGTATCAATTCATAGCGATCGGGAAAGCTTCCGTTCCTTCTGTAGAAGAACAGGATTTTTTCAAAATGAAAAAGACTTCCTGTGAAGCTGCAAAATTACAAGTCACCCAAAGATTGGATGAGTTGGAATCAGACCAAAAACATAGACAATTCTTCTTAGAACAAAAAGAACAAAAGTATTTTGGCGATGGAGAATACTGCGAACTTACTTATATATACGAACTTCCTCAGGCCAAGAAGCAGAAAGATCAACCTTAG
- a CDS encoding TetR/AcrR family transcriptional regulator, whose product MITGGKLSQETRNHILDKGLELVSKSGLEGLSLGPLADLSGMSKSGLFAHFGSKEEIQISILDHTAEFSKSKVLEPALRAKEGLPRLRSLVKHWMGWSKKAGLPGGCPIAAGLFELDDSKGPVRQKLLSMESEWRTFLKKLAKECVDLKELRSDLDLDQFVWELCGIYLVHHTSLRFLKDPKADYRATRSFEDLLERSKSKRKTKK is encoded by the coding sequence ATGATCACTGGCGGAAAACTTAGCCAAGAAACAAGAAACCATATCTTAGATAAAGGGCTTGAGTTAGTAAGCAAATCAGGTCTGGAAGGTTTGAGTCTTGGTCCTTTGGCAGATCTTTCAGGGATGTCCAAAAGTGGATTATTCGCTCATTTTGGCTCCAAAGAAGAAATTCAAATTTCTATTTTAGATCATACAGCGGAGTTTTCTAAATCAAAAGTTTTAGAACCTGCATTAAGGGCCAAAGAAGGTCTTCCTAGACTTCGTTCCTTAGTAAAACATTGGATGGGTTGGTCCAAAAAAGCGGGACTTCCTGGAGGATGCCCTATCGCTGCAGGATTATTCGAATTAGATGATTCAAAAGGTCCAGTCCGCCAAAAACTATTATCGATGGAATCAGAATGGAGAACTTTTTTAAAAAAGCTCGCTAAGGAATGTGTGGACCTGAAAGAATTAAGATCTGATCTGGATTTAGATCAATTTGTCTGGGAACTTTGTGGGATCTATTTAGTTCATCATACTTCGTTACGATTTTTAAAGGATCCTAAAGCGGATTATAGAGCTACTAGATCATTCGAAGATCTATTAGAAAGATCCAAATCTAAAAGAAAAACCAAAAAATAA
- a CDS encoding DUF3817 domain-containing protein, with protein MTKFFTTELGRLRLLGFLEGTSLLLLIFIGMPLKYYFGSPEIVKLLGPIHGGLFLLFLLGTFHFSIENSWSFRERTWKVALGSVFPFGTFYIDSTILRKL; from the coding sequence ATGACAAAATTTTTCACAACCGAGCTTGGTAGGCTCAGACTTTTAGGCTTTTTAGAAGGAACATCCCTACTTCTTCTTATATTCATTGGAATGCCTTTGAAATATTATTTCGGATCGCCGGAAATTGTTAAACTTTTAGGCCCAATCCATGGTGGACTATTTCTTTTATTCCTTCTTGGAACATTTCATTTCTCAATCGAGAATTCATGGAGTTTTAGAGAAAGAACCTGGAAAGTAGCCCTTGGCTCAGTCTTTCCATTTGGAACTTTCTATATAGATAGCACCATTCTAAGAAAATTATAA
- a CDS encoding GGDEF domain-containing protein: protein MAHYSLCIVISLITYFLPNSRDFEDESLILLQSSRITLIVLSLIFLWRHARKKDWVPKKLEFYKVWTSSTLLISFFPFLYSDKVHYDVYLHQASAILLSMNLLLWLTTTTAVATNLAFCFMFLGVCYLGDSPVEAMQEFPILLTYLFVGTFGNVIMNYWRTMDYRDKKKLSGAVLRLKAKNLHIRMISNLDDLTDLYNRRYLIEQFDIFKKRARRHQFQMALVILDLDHLKEINDKYGHMAGDDALQTLSAVMKSRVRSTDICARIGGDEFCVLLDSVDPKSLKTLCESLRKGVESHPLSVRDPNDKPVNITVSIGAAILSYDEDFTFDDLYQSIDSGLYKSKSSGRNRVTIVEATKLNTKVDLSASWPEEVRIYK from the coding sequence GTGGCCCACTATTCTCTTTGCATCGTAATCAGTTTAATCACCTATTTCCTGCCGAATTCGCGGGACTTCGAAGACGAATCTCTAATCCTTCTACAATCTAGCAGAATCACGTTAATCGTTCTTTCACTCATATTTTTGTGGAGACATGCCCGCAAAAAAGATTGGGTCCCTAAAAAGTTGGAGTTCTACAAAGTATGGACTTCTTCTACCCTTCTAATCTCATTCTTTCCTTTTTTATATTCTGATAAGGTCCACTACGATGTCTATCTTCACCAGGCATCCGCGATCTTACTTAGTATGAACCTTCTTCTTTGGTTAACGACTACCACTGCAGTTGCCACAAACCTTGCATTCTGTTTCATGTTCTTAGGTGTGTGCTATTTAGGAGATTCTCCTGTAGAAGCTATGCAAGAGTTCCCGATCCTTCTAACCTATCTATTCGTAGGAACATTCGGAAATGTGATCATGAACTATTGGAGAACTATGGATTACCGAGATAAAAAAAAATTATCCGGTGCAGTCCTAAGGTTGAAAGCAAAAAATCTGCATATCAGAATGATCTCTAACTTGGATGATCTTACTGATCTTTATAATCGCAGATATCTAATAGAACAATTCGATATATTTAAGAAGAGAGCAAGACGTCACCAATTTCAAATGGCACTTGTGATTTTGGACTTAGATCATTTAAAAGAGATCAATGATAAATACGGACATATGGCAGGAGATGATGCTCTCCAAACACTTTCTGCTGTTATGAAGTCTAGAGTTAGATCTACTGATATTTGTGCACGTATCGGTGGAGATGAGTTTTGTGTTCTTTTAGATTCAGTAGATCCTAAAAGTTTAAAAACTTTATGTGAGTCTTTGCGTAAAGGTGTGGAATCTCATCCACTTTCAGTCAGAGATCCGAATGACAAGCCTGTGAATATCACTGTATCCATAGGCGCTGCCATTCTTTCTTATGATGAAGATTTTACTTTTGATGATCTATACCAATCCATAGATTCAGGATTGTATAAATCAAAATCTTCGGGTAGAAACAGAGTTACAATAGTAGAAGCTACTAAGCTAAATACTAAGGTTGATCTTTCTGCTTCTTGGCCTGAGGAAGTTCGTATATATAAGTAA